The DNA region CCGTCGCGCGCTCGTCGCGGCCGAGCGGGACGCGGCGGCTGGCGACGTCCCGCGCGCGCAGGTGCGCCTCCAGCTCCGCGACCCGCGCCGGCTCGGCGGCGTCGCGCTCCGGCACGAGCAGCACCAGCTCGCCGAGGGGGTGCGCCATCTACCGGTCCTCCAGCCGGGACGCGGCGAGCACGTACAGGTCGGTGGCGCCGAGCGCGCGGGCCGCGCTCGGGCAGGCGGTGACGGCCGGCGCGCCGAGCGCGGCCAGCTCGTCCCGCCGCACCGCGGCGACCGCCTCCGCGCCCGCGCGGTCCACCAGCGGGTACGCCGCACCGGCGCCGCTGCACCGCGTCGCGGTGCCGGTCGCGGCCGGCTCGCGCACGTCCGACGACAGCGCCGCCAGCACCCGCAACGGCGCGTCCACGACGCCGAGGATGCGGGCCAGCGTGCACGGCGCGTGCCAGGCGACCGGCTCGTCCGAACGCCGCAGCGCCAGCCGGTCCAGCACCCCCGCCAGCCACTCCACGGCCGTGACGACGGGCGGCGCCGCGACGCCGAGCCGCGGCCACTCCTCGCGCATGGCGCGGGCGCAGGACGGCGTGACGGCGACGACGCGCTCGGCGCCGGCGAGCGACTCCGCGCACCGCGCCGCGAGCGCCGCCGCCTCGGCCGGCAGGCCGAGGTCCAGCGCGACCGCGCCGCAGCACGCCTCCCCCGCGTCGCAGCGCACCGGCTCCCCCGCCGCCCGGAACAGCGCCAGCACCGCCTCGCCCGACTCGTCCGGCGCCGGGCAGCCGAGGAACGCCACCGTCGTCGCGCCCGCGTCGTCCGCCGACACGGTGCGCGGCGCGGAGCGGGGCGAGCCGGTCGCGGCCAGGCGTTCCCGCAGCGCCACGGCCGCCGGCAACGGCGCGCCGCCGGCCGCGGCAGCCGCGCGCGCGGCCCGCGACTCCTCCGGCAGGTTGGTGCCGGGCAGGCACGGCTCGCCGCAGGCGCCGCACCCGGTGCACTGCGCGACCTGCTCCGCGAGCTCGACCGACCAGCCGTCGGCGACGCCGGCGACGACCGCCCCCGAGATGCGCCAGGGCGCCGCCGACTCGCGGCCGGTCGCGTGCTGCACCGGGCAGGTGGGGCGGCAGAGCTTCGGGCAGAGCGAGCACAACGCCGCCTGCGCCAGCGGGTCCTCGTGCGGCGGCCGG from Mycobacteriales bacterium includes:
- a CDS encoding (Fe-S)-binding protein, with amino-acid sequence MSTTLPTITHNAAPRPPHEDPLAQAALCSLCPKLCRPTCPVQHATGRESAAPWRISGAVVAGVADGWSVELAEQVAQCTGCGACGEPCLPGTNLPEESRAARAAAAAGGAPLPAAVALRERLAATGSPRSAPRTVSADDAGATTVAFLGCPAPDESGEAVLALFRAAGEPVRCDAGEACCGAVALDLGLPAEAAALAARCAESLAGAERVVAVTPSCARAMREEWPRLGVAAPPVVTAVEWLAGVLDRLALRRSDEPVAWHAPCTLARILGVVDAPLRVLAALSSDVREPAATGTATRCSGAGAAYPLVDRAGAEAVAAVRRDELAALGAPAVTACPSAARALGATDLYVLAASRLEDR